Proteins from one Cicer arietinum cultivar CDC Frontier isolate Library 1 chromosome 3, Cicar.CDCFrontier_v2.0, whole genome shotgun sequence genomic window:
- the LOC101489912 gene encoding LEAF RUST 10 DISEASE-RESISTANCEUS RECEPTOR-LIKE PROTEIN KINASE-like 2.4 isoform X2, with translation MKPLFHHQSSSNIIFFYYSVALLMISIMNIPTCICKDDPLYTNCNTAFDCESSVPNLKYPFWGENRAKYCGGDSNTEVTCEGKVPKITIKNVKYRILDWENTTKKLTVAREDYSSGDVCAVNNNYSNSTFDNTGQFQRFSGVSNVTLLYNCVANGDPSNMFHSVDCQNTKFVVYTVVDPTLYSTICSPSVIVVIPILDTFTSQIASGSGLEEALKKGFELRWTVNSPECDACVGSGGVCGNDGGTELRCFCKDGPDKTSCNSEKASTSSASLAGFGITTFFIVMITCHLKRGIHNQKSTIVWKRRKFVENNVEVFMRSYNLSATRRYSYTEIKKITNSFRNKLGQGGYGIVYKANLPDGCHVAVKVINEYKGNGEEFINEVASISRTSHTNIVSLLGFCYEMNKRVLLYEYMPNGSLDKFIYKSGFTDAICDFNWNKLFQIAIGIARGLEYLHQGCTSKILHLDIKPQNILLDEDFCPKISDFGLAKICQKKESIVSIPGTRGTIGYMAPEVFSRAFGGISHKSDVYSYGMLILEMIGGRKNYDTGGSCTSEMYFPDWIYKDLDKGNNTLLNGLTISEEENDMVRKITLVSLWCIQTNPLDRPPINKVIEMLHGPLSSVSSPPKPVLFSPERPPLQLSCMSSSSLDETNSITVSK, from the exons ATGAAGCCTCTGTTTCATCATCAATCTTCTtccaatattattttcttttattattccGTAGCACTTTTGATGATCTCAATCATGAATATTCCAACATGTATTTGCAAAGATGATCCCCTATACACAAACTGTAACACCGCTTTTGACTGCGAAAGCAGTGTCCCAAACCTCAAGTATCCGTTCTGGGGAGAAAACAGAGCGAAATATTGCGGTGGTGATTCTAATACAGAGGTCACTTGCGAAGGAAAAGTGCCGAAGATAACAATTAAAAACGTGAAATACCGTATTCTTGATTGGGAAAATACAACAAAGAAACTGACTGTAGCTAGAGAAGATTACTCGAGTGGCGATGTTTGTGCTGTTAATAACAATTACAGTAACAGCACATTCGATAACACTGGTCAGTTTCAACGATTTAGCGGTGTTTCAAACGTGACTCTGTTATATAACTGTGTTGCAAATGGAGACCCATCGAATATGTTTCATAGTGTTGACTGCCAAAATACTAAATTTGTTGTCTACACCGTTGTTGATCCTACTTTGTATTCCACCATATGTAGTCCAAGTGTTATTGTCGTCATTCCCATTTTGGATACCTTTACTTCACAAATTGCATCTGGTAGTGGATTAGAAGAAGCATTAAAAAAAGGTTTTGAGTTGAGATGGACCGTAAACTCTCCGGAATGTGACGCGTGCGTTGGAAGTGGTGGAGTGTGTGGCAACGATGGAGGAACTGAATTAAGATGTTTCTGTAAGGATGGACCTGATAAAACTTCATGCAATTCAGAAAAGGCATCAACCTCAA GTGCTTCACTGGCTGGATTTGGAATAACAACTTTCTTTATTGTTATGATTACTTGTCACCTTAAAAGAGGTATACATAACCAAAAGAGTACCATTGTttggaaaagaagaaaatttgTTGAAAACAATGTGGAGGTTTTCATGAGAAGTTATAATTTATCAGCGACAAGAAGATATAGTTATACAGAAATAAAAAAGATCACAAACTCATTTAGAAATAAATTAGGTCAAGGAGGATATGGCATTGTGTATAAAGCAAATTTACCTGATGGTTGTCATGTGGCAGTGAAAGTAATCAATGAATACAAGGGAAATGGAGAAGAGTTCATAAATGAAGTTGCCAGCATTAGTAGAACATCACACACAAACATTGTTTCACTTTTAGGTTTTTGTTATGAGATGAACAAAAGAGTATTACTTTATGAATATATGCCCAATGGATCATTGGATAAATTCATCTATAAAAGTGGGTTTACTGATGCTATTTGTGATTTCAATTGGAATAAGTTGTTCCAAATTGCAATTGGCATTGCTAGAGGACTAGAGTACTTGCATCAGGGATGTACTTCAAAGATTTTACATCTTGATATCAAGCCCCAAAACATTCTTTTGGATGAAGATTTTTGTCCAAAAATATCTGATTTTGGATTGGCTAAAATATGCCAAAAGAAGGAGAGTATTGTGTCAATACCAGGGACAAGGGGAACTATAGGATATATGGCACCAGAAGTATTTAGTAGAGCATTTGGTGGAATTTCTCACAAGTCGGATGTGTATAGTTACGGCATGTTGATTCTTGAAATGATTGGAGGAAGAAAGAATTATGATACTGGAGGATCGTGTACTTCTGAAATGTATTTTCCAGATTGGATTTATAAGGATCTTGATAAAGGTAATAATACTCTTTTAAATGGTTTGACAATCtcagaggaagaaaatgatatgGTTAGAAAAATTACTTTGGTGAGTCTATGGTGCATTCAAACGAATCCATTAGATAGACCACCAATTAATAAAGTAATAGAAATGCTACATGGACCACTTTCATCGGTGTCTTCTCCTCCAAAGCCTGTGTTATTTTCTCCTGAAAGGCCACCACTACAACTTTCATGTATGTCTTCATCGAGTCTGGACGAGACAAATTCAATTACAGTATCAAAATAG
- the LOC101489912 gene encoding LEAF RUST 10 DISEASE-RESISTANCEUS RECEPTOR-LIKE PROTEIN KINASE-like 2.4 isoform X1, protein MKPLFHHQSSSNIIFFYYSVALLMISIMNIPTCICKDDPLYTNCNTAFDCESSVPNLKYPFWGENRAKYCGGDSNTEVTCEGKVPKITIKNVKYRILDWENTTKKLTVAREDYSSGDVCAVNNNYSNSTFDNTGQFQRFSGVSNVTLLYNCVANGDPSNMFHSVDCQNTKFVVYTVVDPTLYSTICSPSVIVVIPILDTFTSQIASGSGLEEALKKGFELRWTVNSPECDACVGSGGVCGNDGGTELRCFCKDGPDKTSCNSEKASTSSSKQNWRFIVIGASLAGFGITTFFIVMITCHLKRGIHNQKSTIVWKRRKFVENNVEVFMRSYNLSATRRYSYTEIKKITNSFRNKLGQGGYGIVYKANLPDGCHVAVKVINEYKGNGEEFINEVASISRTSHTNIVSLLGFCYEMNKRVLLYEYMPNGSLDKFIYKSGFTDAICDFNWNKLFQIAIGIARGLEYLHQGCTSKILHLDIKPQNILLDEDFCPKISDFGLAKICQKKESIVSIPGTRGTIGYMAPEVFSRAFGGISHKSDVYSYGMLILEMIGGRKNYDTGGSCTSEMYFPDWIYKDLDKGNNTLLNGLTISEEENDMVRKITLVSLWCIQTNPLDRPPINKVIEMLHGPLSSVSSPPKPVLFSPERPPLQLSCMSSSSLDETNSITVSK, encoded by the exons ATGAAGCCTCTGTTTCATCATCAATCTTCTtccaatattattttcttttattattccGTAGCACTTTTGATGATCTCAATCATGAATATTCCAACATGTATTTGCAAAGATGATCCCCTATACACAAACTGTAACACCGCTTTTGACTGCGAAAGCAGTGTCCCAAACCTCAAGTATCCGTTCTGGGGAGAAAACAGAGCGAAATATTGCGGTGGTGATTCTAATACAGAGGTCACTTGCGAAGGAAAAGTGCCGAAGATAACAATTAAAAACGTGAAATACCGTATTCTTGATTGGGAAAATACAACAAAGAAACTGACTGTAGCTAGAGAAGATTACTCGAGTGGCGATGTTTGTGCTGTTAATAACAATTACAGTAACAGCACATTCGATAACACTGGTCAGTTTCAACGATTTAGCGGTGTTTCAAACGTGACTCTGTTATATAACTGTGTTGCAAATGGAGACCCATCGAATATGTTTCATAGTGTTGACTGCCAAAATACTAAATTTGTTGTCTACACCGTTGTTGATCCTACTTTGTATTCCACCATATGTAGTCCAAGTGTTATTGTCGTCATTCCCATTTTGGATACCTTTACTTCACAAATTGCATCTGGTAGTGGATTAGAAGAAGCATTAAAAAAAGGTTTTGAGTTGAGATGGACCGTAAACTCTCCGGAATGTGACGCGTGCGTTGGAAGTGGTGGAGTGTGTGGCAACGATGGAGGAACTGAATTAAGATGTTTCTGTAAGGATGGACCTGATAAAACTTCATGCAATTCAGAAAAGGCATCAACCTCAA GTTCAAAACAGAACTGGAGGTTTATTGTGATAG GTGCTTCACTGGCTGGATTTGGAATAACAACTTTCTTTATTGTTATGATTACTTGTCACCTTAAAAGAGGTATACATAACCAAAAGAGTACCATTGTttggaaaagaagaaaatttgTTGAAAACAATGTGGAGGTTTTCATGAGAAGTTATAATTTATCAGCGACAAGAAGATATAGTTATACAGAAATAAAAAAGATCACAAACTCATTTAGAAATAAATTAGGTCAAGGAGGATATGGCATTGTGTATAAAGCAAATTTACCTGATGGTTGTCATGTGGCAGTGAAAGTAATCAATGAATACAAGGGAAATGGAGAAGAGTTCATAAATGAAGTTGCCAGCATTAGTAGAACATCACACACAAACATTGTTTCACTTTTAGGTTTTTGTTATGAGATGAACAAAAGAGTATTACTTTATGAATATATGCCCAATGGATCATTGGATAAATTCATCTATAAAAGTGGGTTTACTGATGCTATTTGTGATTTCAATTGGAATAAGTTGTTCCAAATTGCAATTGGCATTGCTAGAGGACTAGAGTACTTGCATCAGGGATGTACTTCAAAGATTTTACATCTTGATATCAAGCCCCAAAACATTCTTTTGGATGAAGATTTTTGTCCAAAAATATCTGATTTTGGATTGGCTAAAATATGCCAAAAGAAGGAGAGTATTGTGTCAATACCAGGGACAAGGGGAACTATAGGATATATGGCACCAGAAGTATTTAGTAGAGCATTTGGTGGAATTTCTCACAAGTCGGATGTGTATAGTTACGGCATGTTGATTCTTGAAATGATTGGAGGAAGAAAGAATTATGATACTGGAGGATCGTGTACTTCTGAAATGTATTTTCCAGATTGGATTTATAAGGATCTTGATAAAGGTAATAATACTCTTTTAAATGGTTTGACAATCtcagaggaagaaaatgatatgGTTAGAAAAATTACTTTGGTGAGTCTATGGTGCATTCAAACGAATCCATTAGATAGACCACCAATTAATAAAGTAATAGAAATGCTACATGGACCACTTTCATCGGTGTCTTCTCCTCCAAAGCCTGTGTTATTTTCTCCTGAAAGGCCACCACTACAACTTTCATGTATGTCTTCATCGAGTCTGGACGAGACAAATTCAATTACAGTATCAAAATAG